In a single window of the Pseudochaenichthys georgianus chromosome 16, fPseGeo1.2, whole genome shotgun sequence genome:
- the sostdc1a gene encoding sclerostin domain-containing protein 1a, protein MMHLSAYETSCHSLVVLCILLRNCHALQNDATELLLSHVSAPVPEVQSNVTLNRARTGGRGAGSSGQDRGERGQIGCRELRSTKYISDGHCTSINPIKELVCAGECLPAQMLQNWIGGAYGRKLWGRRSSNQDWRCVNDKTRTQRIQLQCQDGSTRTYKITVVTSCKCKRYSRMHNESGNKFEEPALLPPQLLRKLKSKSKRRLGKNRLSENWHEAEP, encoded by the exons ATGATGCACCTGAGCGCGTACGAGACGTCATGCCATTCCTTGGTCGTACTTTGCATCCTGCTGAGGAATTGCCATGCGTTACAAAACGACGCCACGGAGCTCCTGTTATCGCACGTGAGCGCGCCGGTGCCGGAGGTTCAGAGCAATGTGACCCTGAACCGAGCCCGGACCGGCGGGAGAGGAGCGGGCAGCTCAGGGCAGGACAGAGGGG AGCGAGGCCAAATTGGATGCAGAGAGCTGAGGTCCACAAAGTACATCTCTGATGGCCACTGCACCAGCATTAACCCCATCAAGGAGCTGGTGTGCGCTGGAGAGTGTCTCCCAGCTCAGATGCTTCAGAACTGGATCGGCGGCGCCTATGGCAGGAAGCTCTGGGGTCGTCGGAGCAGCAACCAGGACTGGCGGTGTGTCAACGACAAGACCCGCACCCAGCGCATCCAGCTGCAATGCCAGGATGGCAGCACGAGAACATACAAAATCACTGTTGTCACCTCCTGCAAGTGCAAGAGGTACTCGAGGATGCACAACGAGTCGGGCAACAAATTCGAGGAGCCGGCTTTGTTGCCACCGCAGCTCCTGCGCAAGCTCAAGTCCAAGAGTAAGAGGAGGCTGGGGAAGAACCGGCTGAGTGAGAACTGGCACGAAGCTGAGCCCTGA
- the crppa gene encoding D-ribitol-5-phosphate cytidylyltransferase: MEDHHKKMQSDSCDPDRPTHPGTFPTCEAGRSDHQPAERSVDFPVSVVLPAGGTGERTGLQTPKQFCLFMGRPLISYTIQAFERVSWIQSIVVVVAREHMDLMTDIVQQFQHTKVRVVPGGSTRHRSIYNGVLALGEEGRPVADKPKVVLIHDAVRPFVEEDFLYKIAMAAKEQGAAGAIRPLVSTVIATTSEGYLDHSLERAKYRASEMPQGFTYDVIYQAYQKCSESDFEFGTECLHLALQYCGTNAKLIQGPPTLWKVTYKRDLAAAESIIKDTLSRSACAITGGSAQAVTLAGALQEAVGALNMELAVIPDLTGENGWYLLKDWNFIQVSVNRSCLSEVEALLTDLEAAKQALLHPLVVILVLLSGSDELSVSGRAVEPEAIMDLASAAKLRNILLYGIQLHQSKDTQRWERSVSRVAEITSALIRDRSPALVGQLLQA, encoded by the exons ATGGAGGATCACCACAAAAAGATGCAAAGCGATAGTTGTGACCCAGACAGGCCCACTCATCCCGGGACTTTCCCAACCTGTGAGGCCGGGAGGAGCGACCACCAGCCGGCGGAACGCAGCGTGGACTTCCCGGTGTCAGTCGTTCTCCCTGCCGGAGGCACCGGGGAAAGAACCGGTCTACAGACACCGAAACAGTTCTGCCTGTTTATGGGTCGGCCGCTCATAAGCTACACCATACAGGCTTTCGAGAG GGTGTCATGGATCCAGAGCATTGTGGTCGTTGTTGCCAGAGAACACATGGACCTCATGACGGACATCGTCCAGCAGTTccagcacacaaaggttcgaGTGGTGCCAGGCGGCTCGACTCGCCACAGGTCGATATATAACGGAGTCCTGGCTCTGGGGGAGGAGGGGAGGCCGGTGGCGGACAAACCGAAGGTGGTCCTCATCCACGATGCTGTGCGGCCTTTTGTGGAGGAGGATTTTCTGTACAAGATAGCCATGGCTGCCAAGGAACAAGGA GCAGCAGGAGCTATCCGACCTCTCGTTTCCACGGTGATAGCCACCACATCAGAGGGCTACCTGGACCATTCTCTCGAGCGAGCAAAGTACAGAGCCAGTGAGATGCCTCAGGGATTCACATATGATGTCATCTATCAAGCCTATCAGAAG TGCAGTGAGTCAGACTTTGAGTTCGGCACAGAGTGTCTCCATCTGGCTCTGCAGTACTGTGGCACCAACGCAAAGCTCATCCAGGGCCCGCCAACACTGTGGAAG GTAACCTACAAACGAGATTTGGCTGCTGCAGAGTCCATTATCAAAG ATACTCTATCGCGGTCGGCGTGTGCTATCACAGGTGGATCTGCACAAGCCGTCACACTGGCTGGTGCCCTCCAGGAAGCCGTTGGAGCTCTCAACATG GAGCTGGCTGTCATCCCAGATCTGACGGGAGAAAATGGCTGGTATCTGTTAAAGGACTGGAACTTCATCCAGGTTTCT GTCAATCGTTCTTGCCTGTCGGAAGTGGAGGCTTTACTGACAGATCTGGAGGCAGCGAAACAGGCTCTCCTCCACCCGCTAGTCGTTATTTTG GTGCTATTGAGTGGTTCAGATGAGCTGTCCGTCAGTGGGAGAGCGGTGGAGCCAGAAGCTATCATGGACCTGGCCTCAGCAGCAAAGCTCCGAAATATTCTTCTCTATGGCATCCAGCTTCATCAGTCAAAG